A region of Salirhabdus salicampi DNA encodes the following proteins:
- a CDS encoding GNAT family N-acetyltransferase, with product MNWYEKLNQYFPVEEMKSREHMEMLLKEKGDVYHKDEGPHHVLMYAEFNTFIFIDYVWVSTEARGQGIGHKLLEKLKAKGKPIILEVEPVDYEDSDTEKRLVFYKREGFEHAQSIGYTRRSLATNKLNEMEILYWSPEHETEEDIYEKMKKMYEDIHTYKDKELYGKSYQPVDEVLTLDEDRDNDILDNIEKPEK from the coding sequence ATGAATTGGTACGAGAAATTAAATCAGTATTTTCCAGTAGAAGAAATGAAATCAAGAGAGCATATGGAAATGCTTTTAAAAGAAAAAGGAGACGTATATCATAAAGATGAAGGACCACATCACGTCCTAATGTATGCTGAATTTAATACATTTATTTTTATTGATTATGTATGGGTATCAACAGAAGCAAGGGGTCAAGGTATTGGCCATAAACTCTTAGAAAAGCTAAAGGCAAAAGGAAAACCTATAATCTTAGAGGTTGAACCGGTGGATTACGAGGATAGCGACACGGAGAAACGACTAGTTTTTTATAAGCGTGAAGGCTTTGAACATGCACAATCAATTGGCTATACAAGAAGGTCTTTGGCGACCAATAAATTAAATGAGATGGAAATATTGTATTGGTCACCAGAACATGAGACAGAAGAAGATATATATGAGAAAATGAAGAAAATGTATGAAGACATTCATACCTATAAGGATAAAGAACTATACGGAAAATCCTATCAACCAGTTGATGAAGTATTAACATTAGATGAGGACCGTGACAATGATATTTTAGATAACATTGAAAAACCTGAAAAGTAG
- a CDS encoding putative glycoside hydrolase: MQKRHQRYWAFIIVCIVFSTVILHSNTAIANEDENLTVHLHKTSKLALEKRQLPTPIPRFVYDTGLKFDYPEYVRGIYVTGPSAGINRFNDLINFVKETDLNSMVIDVKEDYGNLTFKPDEDSPYYEFAQGYIRDPRAMLERLEEEGIYPIARVVVFKDSLLAESRPEWSFVKDGKVWKNNRDEAFVNPFIKDVWDYNVEIAIMAAKLGFKDIQFDYVRFPEGFERRDEELQYSQGDYADADLDNVQKRVQAVTDFVAYAKDKLEPYGVDVSVDIFGYSATIPEAPGIGQNFTKISENVDVISSMIYPSHWTPYFGISFPDKEPYRLITEYAKVENERLGELENPPTSRPWIQDFSAPWLYYNEPVKRYGKEEVEAQIKALNENGIYEFLLWNPNNKYTKNVDYTPLD; this comes from the coding sequence GTGCAGAAAAGACATCAAAGATATTGGGCGTTTATCATTGTATGTATTGTTTTTTCCACTGTAATTCTACATAGCAATACTGCTATTGCAAACGAAGATGAAAACTTGACAGTTCATTTACACAAAACATCTAAGCTGGCCTTGGAAAAGCGACAACTGCCAACTCCAATCCCTCGCTTTGTTTATGACACTGGACTGAAATTTGACTATCCCGAGTACGTAAGAGGAATATATGTAACAGGACCATCAGCGGGAATTAACCGCTTTAACGATTTAATTAACTTTGTAAAGGAAACAGACTTGAATTCGATGGTAATCGACGTGAAAGAGGATTATGGTAATTTAACTTTTAAACCTGATGAAGACTCACCATATTATGAGTTTGCACAAGGTTATATTAGGGATCCTAGAGCAATGTTAGAGCGTTTAGAGGAGGAAGGTATCTACCCAATTGCACGTGTTGTTGTCTTTAAAGATTCCTTGCTTGCTGAAAGTCGTCCCGAATGGTCATTTGTAAAAGATGGTAAAGTATGGAAGAATAATCGTGATGAGGCGTTTGTTAATCCGTTTATTAAAGATGTTTGGGACTACAATGTAGAGATTGCAATAATGGCGGCAAAGTTAGGATTTAAGGATATTCAATTTGACTATGTACGCTTCCCTGAAGGTTTTGAACGGAGAGATGAAGAACTGCAATATTCCCAAGGTGATTATGCAGATGCTGATTTGGATAATGTACAAAAACGGGTTCAAGCAGTAACCGACTTTGTTGCCTATGCAAAGGATAAATTAGAACCGTATGGCGTCGACGTTTCTGTAGATATATTTGGATATTCTGCAACGATTCCAGAGGCACCTGGAATAGGGCAGAACTTCACCAAAATATCGGAAAATGTAGATGTCATTTCTTCAATGATTTATCCAAGCCATTGGACACCGTATTTCGGAATTTCCTTTCCTGATAAGGAACCATATCGACTCATTACTGAGTATGCGAAAGTTGAAAATGAGCGCCTTGGTGAGTTAGAAAACCCACCAACGTCAAGACCTTGGATTCAAGATTTCTCAGCGCCTTGGTTATACTATAACGAACCTGTAAAAAGATATGGCAAAGAGGAAGTAGAAGCTCAAATTAAAGCGTTAAATGAAAATGGAATTTATGAGTTTTTACTTTGGAACCCAAATAATAAATATACGAAAAATGTAGACTATACACCTTTAGATTAA
- the spxA gene encoding transcriptional regulator SpxA yields the protein MVTLFTSPSCTSCRKARAWLEDHDITFNERNIFSEPLTADEIKEILRMTEDGTDEIISTRSKVFQKLNVNLEQMPLKDLIQLIQENPGLLRRPIIVDDKRLQVGYNEDEIRRFLPRKVRSFHLQEAQRLVN from the coding sequence ATGGTTACTTTATTTACATCACCGAGCTGTACGTCTTGTCGTAAAGCACGAGCGTGGTTGGAAGACCATGATATAACATTTAACGAACGTAACATATTCTCAGAGCCATTAACAGCTGACGAAATAAAAGAAATTTTGAGAATGACTGAAGACGGAACTGATGAAATTATATCTACACGTTCTAAAGTCTTTCAAAAATTAAATGTTAATCTCGAGCAAATGCCTCTTAAAGATTTAATTCAACTCATACAGGAAAACCCTGGGCTTTTGCGTCGACCTATTATAGTAGACGATAAAAGACTACAAGTTGGGTATAACGAAGATGAAATCCGTCGTTTCTTGCCAAGAAAAGTACGGTCATTTCATTTACAAGAAGCACAACGTCTTGT